In Drosophila simulans strain w501 chromosome X, Prin_Dsim_3.1, whole genome shotgun sequence, one DNA window encodes the following:
- the LOC27206337 gene encoding cofilin/actin-depolymerizing factor homolog — protein sequence MASGINLSRECQQVFEQIRKLKQHRYAVFVIQDEREIKVEALGVREANYDDFLTHLQWAGPNQCRFAVYDYAYQHQCQGTMSTCLKEKLILMLWCPTLARIKDKMLYSSTFAVLKREFPGVQKCIQATEPEEACRNAVEEQLRSLDRE from the coding sequence ATGGCATCTGGAATCAATTTGAGCCGCGAGTGCCAGCAAGTGTTCGAGCAGATCCGGAAGCTGAAGCAGCACCGCTACGCTGTCTTCGTCATCCAGGACGAGCGGGAGATCAAGGTGGAGGCGCTGGGAGTTAGGGAGGCGAACTACGACGATTTCCTGACGCATCTGCAATGGGCCGGACCAAATCAGTGCCGCTTCGCCGTCTACGACTATGCGTACCAGCACCAGTGCCAGGGCACGATGTCCACTTGTCTGAAGGAAAAGCTGATCCTGATGCTCTGGTGTCCCACGCTGGCCAGGATCAAGGACAAGATGCTCTACTCCAGCACATTTGCGGTGCTCAAGCGGGAGTTCCCTGGCGTCCAGAAGTGCATCCAGGCCACCGAACCAGAGGAGGCTTGCCGCAATGCTGTCGAGGAGCAGCTGCGCTCCTTGGACAGGGAGtag
- the LOC27209304 gene encoding mitochondrial import inner membrane translocase subunit Tim13, translated as MATNQHDLERIRQQIVLANIQELIQKMTRRCFDVCIAMPETELRSTERDCLANCMDRFMDSVQVVSSQYFRRRRHHQQVRLARSTTFSASPTAAASTSMPISAAATESESASSASNDEKVK; from the coding sequence ATGGCCACGAACCAGCACGACCTCGAGCGGATTCGGCAGCAGATCGTGTTGGCCAACATCCAGGAGCTGATCCAGAAGATGACGCGTCGCTGCTTCGACGTATGTATCGCTATGCCGGAAACGGAGTTGCGCTCCACGGAGCGCGACTGCCTGGCCAACTGTATGGATCGGTTCATGGACTCGGTTCAAGTGGTGTCGAGCCAGTACTTCCGTCGCCGACGTCACCATCAGCAAGTTCGTTTGGCCCGCTCGACCACCTTCTCCGCATCACCAACCGcagccgcatccacatccatgcCCATatccgcagcagcaaccgAATCTGAGTCCGCATCTAGTGCCTCCAATGACGAAAAGGTCAAATAA
- the LOC27206336 gene encoding uncharacterized protein LOC27206336 encodes MMEERRLERQKRLLAMRHAASSLPSSQEKEFNLRLVDLYREHPCLWKISLPAYKDTDIKRSSWEKIASQLGSHLTAEFVRCRMRSMRYHLNVYKLEMIEYQMTSGKGKPPEKLYYIDRFAFLEAQDEPDDQKSSSNANKQNISKSEGFAKLWSDFNLKSMTKRDQKRPKESTDASSRESHRYGQSIADMVKMRMDAQAGPLAIERPRLKIPDLKKNIVWKRNLGHRPSAISMGALSETLPTLQARPGDSVSKTKMNQKDRDSEQPTTSRMAQSALANDGQSEDEELYKMHWKVRTAQRSLRPGHDRCQKLPTQSRPSKPSEPTPDIF; translated from the coding sequence ATGATGGAGGAACGGCGTCTCGAGCGCCAGAAGCGTTTATTGGCCATGCGCCATGCTGCATCATCACTGCCTTCCAGCCAGGAGAAGGAATTCAATTTGCGCCTGGTGGACCTCTACAGGGAGCATCCGTGCCTGTGGAAGATCTCGCTGCCGGCGTACAAGGATACGGACATAAAGCGCAGTTCGTGGGAGAAGATTGCCAGCCAGTTGGGCAGTCATCTGACTGCCGAATTTGTACGCTGCCGGATGCGCAGCATGCGGTATCATCTTAATGTGTACAAGCTCGAGATGATCGAGTATCAGATGACCTCCGGCAAGGGAAAACCGCCAGAGAAGCTTTACTACATTGATCGATTTGCCTTCCTGGAGGCACAAGATGAGCCGGATGACCAAAAATCCAGTTCCAACgccaataaacaaaatatctcAAAATCCGAGGGGTTTGCGAAACTCTGGTCGGACTTTAACCTGAAATCCATGACCAAAAGAGATCAAAAGAGACCAAAAGAATCAACTGATGCCAGCAGCAGGGAGAGCCATCGTTACGGCCAGAGTATAGCCGATATGGTCAAGATGCGTATGGATGCGCAGGCTGGGCCACTGGCGATCGAAAGGCCGCGTCTGAAAATTCCAGATCTTAAGAAAAACATCGTCTGGAAGCGGAACTTGGGCCATCGCCCGTCGGCCATCTCCATGGGAGCTCTGTCAGAGACTTTGCCCACACTGCAGGCACGTCCTGGTGATTCCGTATCCAAGACCAAGATGAACCAGAAGGATCGCGACAGTGAGCAGCCGACGACCTCCAGGATGGCACAATCTGCTCTGGCCAACGATGGCCAGtcggaggacgaggagctgTACAAAATGCATTGGAAGGTCCGCACTGCTCAAAGGTCATTACGTCCTGGACACGATCGCTGCCAGAAGTTGCCAACGCAATCGCGTCCTTCGAAGCCCAGCGAACCCACTCCAGATATATTTTAG